The following are encoded together in the Cynocephalus volans isolate mCynVol1 chromosome 4, mCynVol1.pri, whole genome shotgun sequence genome:
- the EML3 gene encoding echinoderm microtubule-associated protein-like 3 isoform X4, translating to MGPQPLRGPTKSQVGLSLKEGAAAAVVLAPLAPQESSGLCSPRSALTRHGEILPPPHPPRSGLGRNSPGRQLPQPTCYCGQGAWRAVVGRTPFPALGVPDLGGAITIWVVYFIACVVVLYRPGGGPGGPGGGGQRHYRGHTDCVRCLAVHPDGVRVASGQTAGVDKDGKPLQPVVHIWDSETLLKLQEIGLGAFERGVGALAFSAADQGAFLCVVDDSNEHMLSVWDCSRGTKLAEIKSTNDSVLAVGFSPRDSSCIVTSGKSHVHFWNWSGGAGIPGNGTLSRKQGVFGKYKKPKFIPCFVFLPDGDILTGDSEGNILTWGRGPSDSKTPGRGGAKETYGIVAQAHAHEGSIFALCLRRDGTVLSGGGRDRRLVQWGPGLVALQEAEIPEHFGAVRAIAEGLGSELLVGTTKNALLRGELAQGFSPVIQGHTDELWGLCTHPFQNRFLTCGHDRQLCLWDGEGHALAWSIDLKEIGLCADFHPSGAVVAVGLNTGRWLVLDTETREIVSDVTDGNEQLSVVRYSPDGLYLAIGSHDNMIYIYSVSSDGAKSSRFGRCMGHSSFITHLDWSKDGNFIMSNSGDYEILYWDVAGGCKLLRNRYESRDREWSTYTCVLGFHVYVPLRARQGAEPHVRGPRQPRDQRPLHARRLAPRLAGRQGRQHLPVARAGRRGCRAGHALSNPFSVPRLFPRRLIAAGRDRLARQRGPDPSKAPGPGPDLFLNFETFPMAHFPGGADGSPHTLYRSSG from the exons ATGGGCCCCCAGCCCCTCAGGGGGCCAACGAAGAGCCAAGTGGGACTCAGTCTGAAGGagggggcagcagcagcagtggtgctgGCTCCCCTGGCCCCCCAGGAATCCTCAGGCCTGTGCAGCCCCCGCAGCGCACTGACAC GCCACGGAGaaattcttcctcctcctcatccccctcgGAGCGGCCTCGGCAGAAACTCTCCAGGAAGGCAGCTTCCTCAGCCAACCTGTTATTGCGGTCAGGGAGCATGGAGAG CCGTGGTGGGAAGGACCCCCTTTCCAGCCCTGGGGGTCCCGGATCTCGGAGGAGCAATTACAATTTGG GTGGTCTACTTTATCGCCTGTGTGGTGGTGCTGTACCGGCCTGGGGGAGGCCCAGGGGGTCCTGGAGGTGGCGGCCAGAGACATTACCGGGGGCACACGGACTGCGTTCGATG CCTTGCTGTTCACCCTGATGGTGTTCGGGTAGCCTCAGGACAGACAGCCGGAGTGGATAAGGATGGAAAG CCCCTGCAGCCAGTGGTTCACATCTGGGACTCAGAGACGCTGCTGAAGCTGCAGGAGATTGGACTGGGTGCCTTTGAGCGGGGTGTGGGGGCCCTGGCCTTTTCAGCTGCG GATCAGGGTGCTTTTCTTTGTGTGGTGGATGATTCCAATGAGCACATGCTGTCGGTGTGGGACTGCAGCCGGGGAACAAAGCTGGCTGAGATCAAG AGTACAAATGACTCAGTCCTGGCCGTTGGCTTCAGCCCTCGTGACAGCAGCTGCATTGTCACCAGCGGGAAATCTCATGTCCACTTCTGGAACTGGAGTGGTGGAGCAGGGATTCCTGGGAATGGGACCCTCTCCCGGAAACAGGGTGTCTTTGGG AAATACAAGAAACCCAAGTTTATCCCTTGCTTCGTGTTCCTCCCGGATGGAGACATTCTCACTGGGGACTCAGAGGGGAACATTCTCACTTGGGGGCGGGGCCCCTCTGATTCCAAGAccccaggcaggggtggggccaAAG AGACCTACGGGATTGTGGCCCAGGCCCATGCTCATGAAGGTTCCATCTTCGCCCTGTGTCTCCGGCGGGACGGGACAGTGCTGAGTGGTGGCGGGCGGGACCGCCGGCTGGTACAGTGGGGGCCTGGGTTGGTGGCCCTCCAGGAGGCTGAG ATCCCAGAACACTTTGGGGCCGTGCGGGCCATTGCTGAAGGGCTTGGCTCTGAGCTGCTGGTGGGAACAACGAAGAATGCATTGCTGAGGGGAGAACTGGCCCAGGGCTTCTCCCCTGTAATCCAG GGCCACACCGATGAGCTCTGGGGGCTCTGCACACATCCCTTCCAGAACCGCTTCCTCACCTGCGGCCATGACCGGCAGCTGTGCCTGTGGGATGGGGAGGGCCATGCGCTGGCCTGGAGCATCGACCTCAAG GAGATTGGTCTCTGTGCTGACTTCCACCCGAGTGGGGCAGTTGTGGCCGTGGGACTGAACACGGGGAG GTGGTTGGTTTTGGACACAGAGACCAGAGAGATTGTGTCTGATGTCACCGATGGCAATGAGCAGCTCTCAGTGGTCCGGTACAGCCCAG ATGGGTTGTACCTGGCCATTGGTTCCCATGACAACATGATCTACATCTATAGCGTTTCCAGTGACGGTGCCAAGTCCAGCCGCTTTGGCCGCTGCATG GGTCACTCCAGCTTCATCACTCACCTTGACTGGTCCAAGGATGGGAACTTCATCATGTCCAATTCTGGGGACTATGAGATTCTTTACT GGgacgtggctggaggctgcaagCTGCTGAGGAATCGCTATGAGAGCCGAGACCGGGAATGGTCTACCTACACCTGCGTGCTGGGCTTTCACGTCTATG TACCCCTGCGCGCGCGCCAAG GCGCCGAGCCGCATGTACGGGGGCCACGGCAGCCACGTGACCAACGTCCGCTTCACGCACGACGACTCGCACCTCGTCTCGCTGGGCGGCAAGGACGCCAGCATCTTCCAGTGGCGCGTGCTGGGCGCCGGGGCTGCCGGGCCGGCCACGCCCTCTCGAACCCCTTCTCTGTCCCCCGCCTCTTCCCTCGACGTCTGATCGCTGCCGGACGGGACCGGCTGGCCCGGCAGCGTGGCCCCGACCCCTCGAAGGCCCCAGGACCCGGGCCCGACCTTTTCCTCAACTTCGAGACATTCCCGATGGCGCATTTCCCTGGAGGGGCGGACGGCTCCCCTCACACACTGTATAGATCCTCTGGCTGA
- the EML3 gene encoding echinoderm microtubule-associated protein-like 3 isoform X1 codes for MDGAAGPGEGHAQEALQSLSQRLRVQEEEMELVKAALAEALRLLRLQAPPTSLQGSGISAPTRDSPAASLGLPPTCSPSLVSRGTQTETEVEIEPSLGPPGLSNGPPAPQGANEEPSGTQSEGGGSSSSGAGSPGPPGILRPVQPPQRTDTPRRNSSSSSSPSERPRQKLSRKAASSANLLLRSGSMESRGGKDPLSSPGGPGSRRSNYNLGISVKMFLRGRPITMYIPSGIRSLEELPSGPPLETLSLDWVYGYRGRDSRSNLFVLRSGEVVYFIACVVVLYRPGGGPGGPGGGGQRHYRGHTDCVRCLAVHPDGVRVASGQTAGVDKDGKPLQPVVHIWDSETLLKLQEIGLGAFERGVGALAFSAADQGAFLCVVDDSNEHMLSVWDCSRGTKLAEIKSTNDSVLAVGFSPRDSSCIVTSGKSHVHFWNWSGGAGIPGNGTLSRKQGVFGKYKKPKFIPCFVFLPDGDILTGDSEGNILTWGRGPSDSKTPGRGGAKETYGIVAQAHAHEGSIFALCLRRDGTVLSGGGRDRRLVQWGPGLVALQEAEIPEHFGAVRAIAEGLGSELLVGTTKNALLRGELAQGFSPVIQGHTDELWGLCTHPFQNRFLTCGHDRQLCLWDGEGHALAWSIDLKEIGLCADFHPSGAVVAVGLNTGRWLVLDTETREIVSDVTDGNEQLSVVRYSPDGLYLAIGSHDNMIYIYSVSSDGAKSSRFGRCMGHSSFITHLDWSKDGNFIMSNSGDYEILYWDVAGGCKLLRNRYESRDREWSTYTCVLGFHVYVPLRARQGAEPHVRGPRQPRDQRPLHARRLAPRLAGRQGRQHLPVARAGRRGCRAGHALSNPFSVPRLFPRRLIAAGRDRLARQRGPDPSKAPGPGPDLFLNFETFPMAHFPGGADGSPHTLYRSSG; via the exons ATGGACGGGGCCGCGGGGCCCG GTGAGGGCCATGCTCAGGAGGCACTGCAGTCCTTGAGCCAACGGCTTCGGGTgcaggaggaggagatggagctGGTAAAGGCAGCCCTAGCAGAAGCCCTTCGCCTGCTGCGCCTGCAGGCGCCCCCCACCTCCCTGCAGGGCTCTGGCATATCAGCTCCTACAAGGGACAG CCCTGCAGCATCCCTAGGACTGCCACCGACATGCAGCCCCTCTTTGGTGAGCCGAGGCACccagacagagacagaggtggAGATCGAGCCATCCCTTGGACCCCCTGGCCTGAGCAATGGGCCCCCAGCCCCTCAGGGGGCCAACGAAGAGCCAAGTGGGACTCAGTCTGAAGGagggggcagcagcagcagtggtgctgGCTCCCCTGGCCCCCCAGGAATCCTCAGGCCTGTGCAGCCCCCGCAGCGCACTGACAC GCCACGGAGaaattcttcctcctcctcatccccctcgGAGCGGCCTCGGCAGAAACTCTCCAGGAAGGCAGCTTCCTCAGCCAACCTGTTATTGCGGTCAGGGAGCATGGAGAG CCGTGGTGGGAAGGACCCCCTTTCCAGCCCTGGGGGTCCCGGATCTCGGAGGAGCAATTACAATTTGG GCATCTCAGTGAAGATGTTCCTTCGTGGCCGCCCCATTACCATGTACATCCCATCTGGCATCCGCAGCCTTGAGGAGCTGCCCAGCGGCCCACCCCTGGAGACCCTCAGCCTTGACTGGGT TTATGGGTACAGGGGTCGTGACTCCCGCTCTAATCTGTTTGTGCTGCGCTCTGGGGAGGTGGTCTACTTTATCGCCTGTGTGGTGGTGCTGTACCGGCCTGGGGGAGGCCCAGGGGGTCCTGGAGGTGGCGGCCAGAGACATTACCGGGGGCACACGGACTGCGTTCGATG CCTTGCTGTTCACCCTGATGGTGTTCGGGTAGCCTCAGGACAGACAGCCGGAGTGGATAAGGATGGAAAG CCCCTGCAGCCAGTGGTTCACATCTGGGACTCAGAGACGCTGCTGAAGCTGCAGGAGATTGGACTGGGTGCCTTTGAGCGGGGTGTGGGGGCCCTGGCCTTTTCAGCTGCG GATCAGGGTGCTTTTCTTTGTGTGGTGGATGATTCCAATGAGCACATGCTGTCGGTGTGGGACTGCAGCCGGGGAACAAAGCTGGCTGAGATCAAG AGTACAAATGACTCAGTCCTGGCCGTTGGCTTCAGCCCTCGTGACAGCAGCTGCATTGTCACCAGCGGGAAATCTCATGTCCACTTCTGGAACTGGAGTGGTGGAGCAGGGATTCCTGGGAATGGGACCCTCTCCCGGAAACAGGGTGTCTTTGGG AAATACAAGAAACCCAAGTTTATCCCTTGCTTCGTGTTCCTCCCGGATGGAGACATTCTCACTGGGGACTCAGAGGGGAACATTCTCACTTGGGGGCGGGGCCCCTCTGATTCCAAGAccccaggcaggggtggggccaAAG AGACCTACGGGATTGTGGCCCAGGCCCATGCTCATGAAGGTTCCATCTTCGCCCTGTGTCTCCGGCGGGACGGGACAGTGCTGAGTGGTGGCGGGCGGGACCGCCGGCTGGTACAGTGGGGGCCTGGGTTGGTGGCCCTCCAGGAGGCTGAG ATCCCAGAACACTTTGGGGCCGTGCGGGCCATTGCTGAAGGGCTTGGCTCTGAGCTGCTGGTGGGAACAACGAAGAATGCATTGCTGAGGGGAGAACTGGCCCAGGGCTTCTCCCCTGTAATCCAG GGCCACACCGATGAGCTCTGGGGGCTCTGCACACATCCCTTCCAGAACCGCTTCCTCACCTGCGGCCATGACCGGCAGCTGTGCCTGTGGGATGGGGAGGGCCATGCGCTGGCCTGGAGCATCGACCTCAAG GAGATTGGTCTCTGTGCTGACTTCCACCCGAGTGGGGCAGTTGTGGCCGTGGGACTGAACACGGGGAG GTGGTTGGTTTTGGACACAGAGACCAGAGAGATTGTGTCTGATGTCACCGATGGCAATGAGCAGCTCTCAGTGGTCCGGTACAGCCCAG ATGGGTTGTACCTGGCCATTGGTTCCCATGACAACATGATCTACATCTATAGCGTTTCCAGTGACGGTGCCAAGTCCAGCCGCTTTGGCCGCTGCATG GGTCACTCCAGCTTCATCACTCACCTTGACTGGTCCAAGGATGGGAACTTCATCATGTCCAATTCTGGGGACTATGAGATTCTTTACT GGgacgtggctggaggctgcaagCTGCTGAGGAATCGCTATGAGAGCCGAGACCGGGAATGGTCTACCTACACCTGCGTGCTGGGCTTTCACGTCTATG TACCCCTGCGCGCGCGCCAAG GCGCCGAGCCGCATGTACGGGGGCCACGGCAGCCACGTGACCAACGTCCGCTTCACGCACGACGACTCGCACCTCGTCTCGCTGGGCGGCAAGGACGCCAGCATCTTCCAGTGGCGCGTGCTGGGCGCCGGGGCTGCCGGGCCGGCCACGCCCTCTCGAACCCCTTCTCTGTCCCCCGCCTCTTCCCTCGACGTCTGATCGCTGCCGGACGGGACCGGCTGGCCCGGCAGCGTGGCCCCGACCCCTCGAAGGCCCCAGGACCCGGGCCCGACCTTTTCCTCAACTTCGAGACATTCCCGATGGCGCATTTCCCTGGAGGGGCGGACGGCTCCCCTCACACACTGTATAGATCCTCTGGCTGA
- the EML3 gene encoding echinoderm microtubule-associated protein-like 3 isoform X2, which translates to MDGAAGPGEGHAQEALQSLSQRLRVQEEEMELVKAALAEALRLLRLQAPPTSLQGSGISAPTRDSPAASLGLPPTCSPSLVSRGTQTETEVEIEPSLGPPGLSNGPPAPQGANEEPSGTQSEGGGSSSSGAGSPGPPGILRPVQPPQRTDTPRRNSSSSSSPSERPRQKLSRKAASSANLLLRSGSMESRGGKDPLSSPGGPGSRRSNYNLEGISVKMFLRGRPITMYIPSGIRSLEELPSGPPLETLSLDWVYGYRGRDSRSNLFVLRSGEVVYFIACVVVLYRPGGGPGGPGGGGQRHYRGHTDCVRCLAVHPDGVRVASGQTAGVDKDGKPLQPVVHIWDSETLLKLQEIGLGAFERGVGALAFSAADQGAFLCVVDDSNEHMLSVWDCSRGTKLAEIKSTNDSVLAVGFSPRDSSCIVTSGKSHVHFWNWSGGAGIPGNGTLSRKQGVFGKYKKPKFIPCFVFLPDGDILTGDSEGNILTWGRGPSDSKTPGRGGAKETYGIVAQAHAHEGSIFALCLRRDGTVLSGGGRDRRLVQWGPGLVALQEAEIPEHFGAVRAIAEGLGSELLVGTTKNALLRGELAQGFSPVIQGHTDELWGLCTHPFQNRFLTCGHDRQLCLWDGEGHALAWSIDLKEIGLCADFHPSGAVVAVGLNTGRWLVLDTETREIVSDVTDGNEQLSVVRYSPDGLYLAIGSHDNMIYIYSVSSDGAKSSRFGRCMGHSSFITHLDWSKDGNFIMSNSGDYEILYWDVAGGCKLLRNRYESRDREWSTYTCVLGFHVYGVWPDGSDGTDINSLCRSHNERVVAVADDFCKVHLFQYPCARAKAPSRMYGGHGSHVTNVRFTHDDSHLVSLGGKDASIFQWRVLGAGAAGPATPSRTPSLSPASSLDV; encoded by the exons ATGGACGGGGCCGCGGGGCCCG GTGAGGGCCATGCTCAGGAGGCACTGCAGTCCTTGAGCCAACGGCTTCGGGTgcaggaggaggagatggagctGGTAAAGGCAGCCCTAGCAGAAGCCCTTCGCCTGCTGCGCCTGCAGGCGCCCCCCACCTCCCTGCAGGGCTCTGGCATATCAGCTCCTACAAGGGACAG CCCTGCAGCATCCCTAGGACTGCCACCGACATGCAGCCCCTCTTTGGTGAGCCGAGGCACccagacagagacagaggtggAGATCGAGCCATCCCTTGGACCCCCTGGCCTGAGCAATGGGCCCCCAGCCCCTCAGGGGGCCAACGAAGAGCCAAGTGGGACTCAGTCTGAAGGagggggcagcagcagcagtggtgctgGCTCCCCTGGCCCCCCAGGAATCCTCAGGCCTGTGCAGCCCCCGCAGCGCACTGACAC GCCACGGAGaaattcttcctcctcctcatccccctcgGAGCGGCCTCGGCAGAAACTCTCCAGGAAGGCAGCTTCCTCAGCCAACCTGTTATTGCGGTCAGGGAGCATGGAGAG CCGTGGTGGGAAGGACCCCCTTTCCAGCCCTGGGGGTCCCGGATCTCGGAGGAGCAATTACAATTTGG AAGGCATCTCAGTGAAGATGTTCCTTCGTGGCCGCCCCATTACCATGTACATCCCATCTGGCATCCGCAGCCTTGAGGAGCTGCCCAGCGGCCCACCCCTGGAGACCCTCAGCCTTGACTGGGT TTATGGGTACAGGGGTCGTGACTCCCGCTCTAATCTGTTTGTGCTGCGCTCTGGGGAGGTGGTCTACTTTATCGCCTGTGTGGTGGTGCTGTACCGGCCTGGGGGAGGCCCAGGGGGTCCTGGAGGTGGCGGCCAGAGACATTACCGGGGGCACACGGACTGCGTTCGATG CCTTGCTGTTCACCCTGATGGTGTTCGGGTAGCCTCAGGACAGACAGCCGGAGTGGATAAGGATGGAAAG CCCCTGCAGCCAGTGGTTCACATCTGGGACTCAGAGACGCTGCTGAAGCTGCAGGAGATTGGACTGGGTGCCTTTGAGCGGGGTGTGGGGGCCCTGGCCTTTTCAGCTGCG GATCAGGGTGCTTTTCTTTGTGTGGTGGATGATTCCAATGAGCACATGCTGTCGGTGTGGGACTGCAGCCGGGGAACAAAGCTGGCTGAGATCAAG AGTACAAATGACTCAGTCCTGGCCGTTGGCTTCAGCCCTCGTGACAGCAGCTGCATTGTCACCAGCGGGAAATCTCATGTCCACTTCTGGAACTGGAGTGGTGGAGCAGGGATTCCTGGGAATGGGACCCTCTCCCGGAAACAGGGTGTCTTTGGG AAATACAAGAAACCCAAGTTTATCCCTTGCTTCGTGTTCCTCCCGGATGGAGACATTCTCACTGGGGACTCAGAGGGGAACATTCTCACTTGGGGGCGGGGCCCCTCTGATTCCAAGAccccaggcaggggtggggccaAAG AGACCTACGGGATTGTGGCCCAGGCCCATGCTCATGAAGGTTCCATCTTCGCCCTGTGTCTCCGGCGGGACGGGACAGTGCTGAGTGGTGGCGGGCGGGACCGCCGGCTGGTACAGTGGGGGCCTGGGTTGGTGGCCCTCCAGGAGGCTGAG ATCCCAGAACACTTTGGGGCCGTGCGGGCCATTGCTGAAGGGCTTGGCTCTGAGCTGCTGGTGGGAACAACGAAGAATGCATTGCTGAGGGGAGAACTGGCCCAGGGCTTCTCCCCTGTAATCCAG GGCCACACCGATGAGCTCTGGGGGCTCTGCACACATCCCTTCCAGAACCGCTTCCTCACCTGCGGCCATGACCGGCAGCTGTGCCTGTGGGATGGGGAGGGCCATGCGCTGGCCTGGAGCATCGACCTCAAG GAGATTGGTCTCTGTGCTGACTTCCACCCGAGTGGGGCAGTTGTGGCCGTGGGACTGAACACGGGGAG GTGGTTGGTTTTGGACACAGAGACCAGAGAGATTGTGTCTGATGTCACCGATGGCAATGAGCAGCTCTCAGTGGTCCGGTACAGCCCAG ATGGGTTGTACCTGGCCATTGGTTCCCATGACAACATGATCTACATCTATAGCGTTTCCAGTGACGGTGCCAAGTCCAGCCGCTTTGGCCGCTGCATG GGTCACTCCAGCTTCATCACTCACCTTGACTGGTCCAAGGATGGGAACTTCATCATGTCCAATTCTGGGGACTATGAGATTCTTTACT GGgacgtggctggaggctgcaagCTGCTGAGGAATCGCTATGAGAGCCGAGACCGGGAATGGTCTACCTACACCTGCGTGCTGGGCTTTCACGTCTATG GCGTGTGGCCGGATGGCTCGGATGGGACCGACATCAACTCCCTGTGCCGCTCCCACAACGAGCGCGTGGTGGCCGTGGCCGACGACTTTTGCAAAGTGCACCTCTTCCAGTACCCCTGCGCGCGCGCCAAG GCGCCGAGCCGCATGTACGGGGGCCACGGCAGCCACGTGACCAACGTCCGCTTCACGCACGACGACTCGCACCTCGTCTCGCTGGGCGGCAAGGACGCCAGCATCTTCCAGTGGCGCGTGCTGGGCGCCGGGGCTGCCGGGCCGGCCACGCCCTCTCGAACCCCTTCTCTGTCCCCCGCCTCTTCCCTCGACGTCTGA
- the EML3 gene encoding echinoderm microtubule-associated protein-like 3 isoform X3 produces MDGAAGPGEGHAQEALQSLSQRLRVQEEEMELVKAALAEALRLLRLQAPPTSLQGSGISAPTRDSPAASLGLPPTCSPSLVSRGTQTETEVEIEPSLGPPGLSNGPPAPQGANEEPSGTQSEGGGSSSSGAGSPGPPGILRPVQPPQRTDTPRRNSSSSSSPSERPRQKLSRKAASSANLLLRSGSMESRGGKDPLSSPGGPGSRRSNYNLEGISVKMFLRGRPITMYIPSGIRSLEELPSGPPLETLSLDWVYGYRGRDSRSNLFVLRSGEVVYFIACVVVLYRPGGGPGGPGGGGQRHYRGHTDCVRCLAVHPDGVRVASGQTAGVDKDGKPLQPVVHIWDSETLLKLQEIGLGAFERGVGALAFSAADQGAFLCVVDDSNEHMLSVWDCSRGTKLAEIKSTNDSVLAVGFSPRDSSCIVTSGKSHVHFWNWSGGAGIPGNGTLSRKQGVFGKYKKPKFIPCFVFLPDGDILTGDSEGNILTWGRGPSDSKTPGRGGAKETYGIVAQAHAHEGSIFALCLRRDGTVLSGGGRDRRLVQWGPGLVALQEAEIPEHFGAVRAIAEGLGSELLVGTTKNALLRGELAQGFSPVIQGHTDELWGLCTHPFQNRFLTCGHDRQLCLWDGEGHALAWSIDLKEIGLCADFHPSGAVVAVGLNTGRWLVLDTETREIVSDVTDGNEQLSVVRYSPDGLYLAIGSHDNMIYIYSVSSDGAKSSRFGRCMGHSSFITHLDWSKDGNFIMSNSGDYEILYWRELS; encoded by the exons ATGGACGGGGCCGCGGGGCCCG GTGAGGGCCATGCTCAGGAGGCACTGCAGTCCTTGAGCCAACGGCTTCGGGTgcaggaggaggagatggagctGGTAAAGGCAGCCCTAGCAGAAGCCCTTCGCCTGCTGCGCCTGCAGGCGCCCCCCACCTCCCTGCAGGGCTCTGGCATATCAGCTCCTACAAGGGACAG CCCTGCAGCATCCCTAGGACTGCCACCGACATGCAGCCCCTCTTTGGTGAGCCGAGGCACccagacagagacagaggtggAGATCGAGCCATCCCTTGGACCCCCTGGCCTGAGCAATGGGCCCCCAGCCCCTCAGGGGGCCAACGAAGAGCCAAGTGGGACTCAGTCTGAAGGagggggcagcagcagcagtggtgctgGCTCCCCTGGCCCCCCAGGAATCCTCAGGCCTGTGCAGCCCCCGCAGCGCACTGACAC GCCACGGAGaaattcttcctcctcctcatccccctcgGAGCGGCCTCGGCAGAAACTCTCCAGGAAGGCAGCTTCCTCAGCCAACCTGTTATTGCGGTCAGGGAGCATGGAGAG CCGTGGTGGGAAGGACCCCCTTTCCAGCCCTGGGGGTCCCGGATCTCGGAGGAGCAATTACAATTTGG AAGGCATCTCAGTGAAGATGTTCCTTCGTGGCCGCCCCATTACCATGTACATCCCATCTGGCATCCGCAGCCTTGAGGAGCTGCCCAGCGGCCCACCCCTGGAGACCCTCAGCCTTGACTGGGT TTATGGGTACAGGGGTCGTGACTCCCGCTCTAATCTGTTTGTGCTGCGCTCTGGGGAGGTGGTCTACTTTATCGCCTGTGTGGTGGTGCTGTACCGGCCTGGGGGAGGCCCAGGGGGTCCTGGAGGTGGCGGCCAGAGACATTACCGGGGGCACACGGACTGCGTTCGATG CCTTGCTGTTCACCCTGATGGTGTTCGGGTAGCCTCAGGACAGACAGCCGGAGTGGATAAGGATGGAAAG CCCCTGCAGCCAGTGGTTCACATCTGGGACTCAGAGACGCTGCTGAAGCTGCAGGAGATTGGACTGGGTGCCTTTGAGCGGGGTGTGGGGGCCCTGGCCTTTTCAGCTGCG GATCAGGGTGCTTTTCTTTGTGTGGTGGATGATTCCAATGAGCACATGCTGTCGGTGTGGGACTGCAGCCGGGGAACAAAGCTGGCTGAGATCAAG AGTACAAATGACTCAGTCCTGGCCGTTGGCTTCAGCCCTCGTGACAGCAGCTGCATTGTCACCAGCGGGAAATCTCATGTCCACTTCTGGAACTGGAGTGGTGGAGCAGGGATTCCTGGGAATGGGACCCTCTCCCGGAAACAGGGTGTCTTTGGG AAATACAAGAAACCCAAGTTTATCCCTTGCTTCGTGTTCCTCCCGGATGGAGACATTCTCACTGGGGACTCAGAGGGGAACATTCTCACTTGGGGGCGGGGCCCCTCTGATTCCAAGAccccaggcaggggtggggccaAAG AGACCTACGGGATTGTGGCCCAGGCCCATGCTCATGAAGGTTCCATCTTCGCCCTGTGTCTCCGGCGGGACGGGACAGTGCTGAGTGGTGGCGGGCGGGACCGCCGGCTGGTACAGTGGGGGCCTGGGTTGGTGGCCCTCCAGGAGGCTGAG ATCCCAGAACACTTTGGGGCCGTGCGGGCCATTGCTGAAGGGCTTGGCTCTGAGCTGCTGGTGGGAACAACGAAGAATGCATTGCTGAGGGGAGAACTGGCCCAGGGCTTCTCCCCTGTAATCCAG GGCCACACCGATGAGCTCTGGGGGCTCTGCACACATCCCTTCCAGAACCGCTTCCTCACCTGCGGCCATGACCGGCAGCTGTGCCTGTGGGATGGGGAGGGCCATGCGCTGGCCTGGAGCATCGACCTCAAG GAGATTGGTCTCTGTGCTGACTTCCACCCGAGTGGGGCAGTTGTGGCCGTGGGACTGAACACGGGGAG GTGGTTGGTTTTGGACACAGAGACCAGAGAGATTGTGTCTGATGTCACCGATGGCAATGAGCAGCTCTCAGTGGTCCGGTACAGCCCAG ATGGGTTGTACCTGGCCATTGGTTCCCATGACAACATGATCTACATCTATAGCGTTTCCAGTGACGGTGCCAAGTCCAGCCGCTTTGGCCGCTGCATG GGTCACTCCAGCTTCATCACTCACCTTGACTGGTCCAAGGATGGGAACTTCATCATGTCCAATTCTGGGGACTATGAGATTCTTTACT GGCGAGAGCTGAGTTGA